In one window of Epinephelus fuscoguttatus linkage group LG20, E.fuscoguttatus.final_Chr_v1 DNA:
- the LOC125880642 gene encoding neoverrucotoxin subunit alpha-like isoform X1 translates to MASDMTVASLGRPFGLGMLYDARRDALIPGLTLWDEKTLQENTVERSNHSSAFNISASDSIHNKSSLLDVSASLKLSFCSGLIEVGGSAKYLNDEKKFKNQSRVTCQYKANTNFKELSLIKIMTMDTKQTDVIKKSGATHVVTGILYGANAFFVFDSEKLEASKVQSVQGSMQAVIKKIPTFSIEGKAEIKLSDEEKDLTNKFSCKFFGDFILKSNPATFEDAVKVYVQLPQLLGGKGENAVPLMVWLMPLKNLDTEAAELSREISNALVGRVQDALEDLSKTGIRCNDSLEDRVVENFPVIREELSHFQKLCDYFATNLRQTLAKKLPSIRDGKTDESSVEELFEDRDKSPFSHEKLSKWLDDKEREINVIRSCVDTMEGIKIVPNQSELDREVLAPDVENALCFVFTSMERDDPYLDQMATYLKSPTSGSTNEESWYFSDEIYSNMRKKAKDFRDLAKAQKNNNRLRILIATTANEKYKGATIYHYKEGILVSEDYTKPDPIDVETITNREDLIWYATDLTLDPNTANDFLTLSEGDKKATYGEQQSYPDHPERFDTYAQVLCKESLTGRHYWEVEWSPGSSESVYVAVAYKGTERKGESSEFGYNTMSWAVDHFNFVPHHLVRAYHNGWQWETDFPSDGCDKVGVYLDWPAGTLSFYRVSSNTLRHLYTFHTKFTEPVYPGFGARNLSAYAYLSPVQ, encoded by the exons ATGGCCTCAGACATGACAGTTGCTTCTCTGGGTCGACCCTTTGGCCTAGGAATGCTCTATGATGCTCGCAGAGATGCACTGATCCCAG GTCTGACATTGTGGGATGAGAAAACTCTACAAGAGAACACAGTTGAAAGATCCAACCATAGCAGTGCATTTAATATTTCTGCATCTGACTCCATTCACAACAAGTCCTCTCTGCTGGATGTTAGCGCTTCTCTGAAGCTCAGTTTCTGCAGTGGACTGATTGAAGTCGGAGGATCTGCCAAGTATCTGAATGATGAGAAGAAATTCAAGAATCAGAGCAGAGTGACGTGTCAGTACAAAGCCAACACCAACTTCAAAGAGTTGTCATTGATTAAAATCATGACCATGGACACCAAACAGACAGATGTCATTAAGAAGAGCGGCGCAACACATGTGGTCACCGGGATCCTGTACGGGGCAAAtgctttctttgtgtttgacaGTGAGAAGTTAGAAGCCAGCAAGGTTCAGAGCGTCCAGGGCAGCATGCAGGCTGTGATAAAGAAGATCCCCACATTTAGTATTGAGGGAAAAGCTGAAATAAAGCTGAGTGATGAAGAAAAAGACCTGACCAACAAATTCTCCTGCAAATTCTTCGGAGACTTCATTCTTAAAAGCAACCCTGCGACATTTGAAGACGCGGTGAAGGTCTACGTTCAACTTCCACAGCTACTGGGAGGAAAAGGAGAGAATGCTGTTCCACTGATGGTCTGGCTGATGCCACTGAAGAATCTGgacactgaagctgctgagTTGTCAAGAGAGATCAGCAACGCACTAGTAGGGAGGGTGCAGGATGCTCTGGAAGATTTAAGCAAAACAGGAATCAGATGCAATGATTCTCTGGAAGACAGAGTGGTAGAAAATTTCCCAGTCATTCGAGAAGAATTAAGCCATTTCCAAAAATTGTGCGATTACTTTGCAACTAACCTCCGACAGACCTTGGCGAAGAAACTTCCCTCCATCCGTGATGGTAAAACAGATGAGAGCTCAGTAGAAGAACTCTTTGAAGACCGAGACAAGTCGCCATTCAGTCATGAAAAACTGAGCAAGTGGCTGgatgacaaagagagagaaatcaaCGTCATCAGATCCTGTGTAGATACCATGGAGGGAATAAAGATTGTCCCAAATCAGTCAGAGCTGGACAGAGAGGTTCTTGCTCCAGATGTAGAGAATGCTCTGTGCTTTGTTTTCACCTCCATGGAAAGAGATGATCCCTACCTGGATCAGATGGCCACCTACTTAAAGTCACCTACATCAGGAAGTACCAATGAAGAGTCATGGTACTTCTCAGACGAGATTTACAGCAACATGAGAAAAAAAGCCAAAGATTTCCGTGACCTTGCCAAAGcacagaagaacaacaacaggtTGCGTATTCTCATAGCAACCACAGCAAATGAGAAATACAAAGGGGCAACCATCTATCATTACAAGGAGGGCATCCTGGTCAGTGAAGACTATACAAAGCCTGACCCCATTGATGTGGAGACCATCACTAACAGAGAAGATTTGATCTGGT ATGCCACTGATCTCACCCTGGACCCAAACACTGCAAACGACTTCCTCACTCTGTCTGAGGGAGACAAGAAGGCAACATATGGAGAACAGCAGTCATACCCTGATCACCCAGAGAGGTTCGATACATATGCTCAGGTGTTGTGCAAAGAGAGCTTAACTGGCCGCCATTACTGGGAGGTAGAGTGGAGTCCTGGCTCCTCAGAATCTGTTTATGTTGCTGTTGCATACAAGGGAACTGAAAGAAAAGGGGAAAGTTCAGAGTTTGGATATAATACCATGTCGTGGGCTGTTGACCATTTCAACTTTGTACCACATCACCTTGTGAGGGCATATCATAATGGTTGGCAGTGGGAAACTGATTTTCCCTCTGATGGCTGCGACAAAGTCGGGGTGTATCTGGACTGGCCTGCTGGCACTCTGTCCTTCTACAGAGTCTCATCTAACACTCTGCGTCACCTCTACACCTTCCACACCAAATTCACTGAGCCTGTTTACCCAGGCTTCGGGGCTAGAAATCTGTCCGCCTATGCGTACCTGAGTCCAGTTCAGTAG
- the LOC125880642 gene encoding neoverrucotoxin subunit alpha-like isoform X2 — protein sequence MASDMTVASLGRPFGLGMLYDARRDALIPGLTLWDEKTLQENTVERSNHSSAFNISASDSIHNKSSLLDVSASLKLSFCSGLIEVGGSAKYLNDEKKFKNQSRVTCQYKANTNFKELSLIKIMTMDTKQTDVIKKSGATHVVTGILYGANAFFVFDSEKLEASKVQSVQGSMQAVIKKIPTFSIEGKAEIKLSDEEKDLTNKFSCKFFGDFILKSNPATFEDAVKVYVQLPQLLGGKGENAVPLMVWLMPLKNLDTEAAELSREISNALVGRVQDALEDLSKTGIRCNDSLEDRVVENFPVIREELSHFQKLCDYFATNLRQTLAKKLPSIRDGKTDESSVEELFEDRDKSPFSHEKLSKWLDDKEREINVIRSCVDTMEGIKIVPNQSELDREVLAPDVENALCFVFTSMERDDPYLDQMATYLKSPTSGSTNEESWYFSDEIYSNMRKKAKDFRDLAKAQKNNNRLRILIATTANEKYKGATIYHYKEGILVSEDYTKPDPIDVETITNREDLIWYATDLTLDPNTANDFLTLSEGDKKATYGEQQSYPDHPERFDTYAQVLCKESLTGRHYWEVEWSPGSSESVYVAVAYKGTERKGESSEFGYNTMSWAVDHFNFVPHHLVRAYHNGWQWETDFPSDGCDKVGVYLDWPAGTLSFYRVSSNTLRHLYTFHTKFTEPVYPGFGARNLSAYAYLSPVQ from the exons GTCTGACATTGTGGGATGAGAAAACTCTACAAGAGAACACAGTTGAAAGATCCAACCATAGCAGTGCATTTAATATTTCTGCATCTGACTCCATTCACAACAAGTCCTCTCTGCTGGATGTTAGCGCTTCTCTGAAGCTCAGTTTCTGCAGTGGACTGATTGAAGTCGGAGGATCTGCCAAGTATCTGAATGATGAGAAGAAATTCAAGAATCAGAGCAGAGTGACGTGTCAGTACAAAGCCAACACCAACTTCAAAGAGTTGTCATTGATTAAAATCATGACCATGGACACCAAACAGACAGATGTCATTAAGAAGAGCGGCGCAACACATGTGGTCACCGGGATCCTGTACGGGGCAAAtgctttctttgtgtttgacaGTGAGAAGTTAGAAGCCAGCAAGGTTCAGAGCGTCCAGGGCAGCATGCAGGCTGTGATAAAGAAGATCCCCACATTTAGTATTGAGGGAAAAGCTGAAATAAAGCTGAGTGATGAAGAAAAAGACCTGACCAACAAATTCTCCTGCAAATTCTTCGGAGACTTCATTCTTAAAAGCAACCCTGCGACATTTGAAGACGCGGTGAAGGTCTACGTTCAACTTCCACAGCTACTGGGAGGAAAAGGAGAGAATGCTGTTCCACTGATGGTCTGGCTGATGCCACTGAAGAATCTGgacactgaagctgctgagTTGTCAAGAGAGATCAGCAACGCACTAGTAGGGAGGGTGCAGGATGCTCTGGAAGATTTAAGCAAAACAGGAATCAGATGCAATGATTCTCTGGAAGACAGAGTGGTAGAAAATTTCCCAGTCATTCGAGAAGAATTAAGCCATTTCCAAAAATTGTGCGATTACTTTGCAACTAACCTCCGACAGACCTTGGCGAAGAAACTTCCCTCCATCCGTGATGGTAAAACAGATGAGAGCTCAGTAGAAGAACTCTTTGAAGACCGAGACAAGTCGCCATTCAGTCATGAAAAACTGAGCAAGTGGCTGgatgacaaagagagagaaatcaaCGTCATCAGATCCTGTGTAGATACCATGGAGGGAATAAAGATTGTCCCAAATCAGTCAGAGCTGGACAGAGAGGTTCTTGCTCCAGATGTAGAGAATGCTCTGTGCTTTGTTTTCACCTCCATGGAAAGAGATGATCCCTACCTGGATCAGATGGCCACCTACTTAAAGTCACCTACATCAGGAAGTACCAATGAAGAGTCATGGTACTTCTCAGACGAGATTTACAGCAACATGAGAAAAAAAGCCAAAGATTTCCGTGACCTTGCCAAAGcacagaagaacaacaacaggtTGCGTATTCTCATAGCAACCACAGCAAATGAGAAATACAAAGGGGCAACCATCTATCATTACAAGGAGGGCATCCTGGTCAGTGAAGACTATACAAAGCCTGACCCCATTGATGTGGAGACCATCACTAACAGAGAAGATTTGATCTGGT ATGCCACTGATCTCACCCTGGACCCAAACACTGCAAACGACTTCCTCACTCTGTCTGAGGGAGACAAGAAGGCAACATATGGAGAACAGCAGTCATACCCTGATCACCCAGAGAGGTTCGATACATATGCTCAGGTGTTGTGCAAAGAGAGCTTAACTGGCCGCCATTACTGGGAGGTAGAGTGGAGTCCTGGCTCCTCAGAATCTGTTTATGTTGCTGTTGCATACAAGGGAACTGAAAGAAAAGGGGAAAGTTCAGAGTTTGGATATAATACCATGTCGTGGGCTGTTGACCATTTCAACTTTGTACCACATCACCTTGTGAGGGCATATCATAATGGTTGGCAGTGGGAAACTGATTTTCCCTCTGATGGCTGCGACAAAGTCGGGGTGTATCTGGACTGGCCTGCTGGCACTCTGTCCTTCTACAGAGTCTCATCTAACACTCTGCGTCACCTCTACACCTTCCACACCAAATTCACTGAGCCTGTTTACCCAGGCTTCGGGGCTAGAAATCTGTCCGCCTATGCGTACCTGAGTCCAGTTCAGTAG